In a genomic window of Myxococcota bacterium:
- the ppk1 gene encoding polyphosphate kinase 1, protein MRPSAEQLINRELSWLDFNRRVLELARDPDRPVLERAKFLAIFSQNLDEFFQVRVSDLQDLAEGAAESPSPDGLTPGEQLRRIREVVLELTALAQDCFDHELRPALREIGLEIVRWEELSADEQSRSIAPFEEQIQPVLIPLGVDLAHPFPFVSGLSLSVGAFVRAGDGSGRRLARVKVPPFLPRWWEIGEGRYAPVEDVIRAHLPRLFPEDEIDSAAFFRVTRDADLELGDRGDRGAGDLVRAVEAGLRRRIRASDAVRLEVSADLDERIGDLLIDELKLDTDEVYVTEGLLDLGGLWELFARGPAEHKDVAWTPKEVLRSKPGRSDPDTLFGALRARDVLVHHPYESFEGSVEAFLSAAANDPAVRVIMSTLYRTGGSESSIVQALQGAASRGKQIVVLVELQARFDEAANLERARSLERAGAHVVYGVLGLKTHAKLAFVVREEAGRLRRYCHVGTGNYNPATARVYEDLGLFTSREDITRDVAELFQRLTSGSGSRHYERLLVAPEDLRPGLVERIAAQGKPGGRIFAKMNGLSDPDLIGALYGAAAGGAEIDLIVRGICCLRPGVPGLSENIRVRSVLGRYLEHSRLYRFGAPDDDAETWIGSADWMQRNLDLRVEALVPVEAPDLAQRIDRLIDTYLDPNADVWELGPDGSWKRSGGEDVQAAVRTAVLDER, encoded by the coding sequence ATGCGCCCGAGCGCCGAGCAGCTGATCAACCGCGAGCTCTCCTGGCTCGACTTCAACCGCCGCGTGCTCGAGCTCGCCCGGGACCCGGATCGCCCGGTCCTCGAGCGCGCGAAGTTCCTCGCGATCTTTTCCCAGAACCTGGACGAGTTCTTCCAGGTCCGGGTCTCGGACCTCCAGGATCTGGCGGAAGGCGCTGCGGAGTCGCCTTCCCCCGATGGGCTCACCCCGGGCGAGCAGCTGCGACGCATTCGAGAAGTGGTCCTCGAGCTGACCGCCCTCGCCCAGGACTGCTTCGATCACGAGCTGCGCCCGGCGCTGCGCGAGATCGGCCTCGAGATCGTGCGCTGGGAGGAGCTGTCGGCGGACGAGCAGAGCCGCTCGATCGCTCCCTTCGAAGAGCAGATCCAGCCGGTGCTGATCCCACTCGGTGTCGACCTGGCCCACCCCTTCCCCTTCGTGTCGGGCCTGTCGTTGTCGGTGGGTGCCTTCGTCCGCGCCGGCGACGGTTCCGGACGCCGCCTCGCGCGCGTGAAAGTGCCGCCCTTCCTCCCGCGCTGGTGGGAAATCGGCGAGGGGCGCTATGCGCCGGTGGAAGACGTGATCCGCGCCCACCTGCCGCGGCTGTTTCCCGAAGACGAGATCGACAGCGCCGCCTTCTTCCGTGTGACCCGCGACGCCGACCTCGAACTCGGCGACCGCGGCGATCGCGGCGCCGGCGATCTGGTGCGGGCCGTCGAGGCCGGGCTGCGCCGGCGCATCCGGGCGAGTGACGCCGTGCGCCTCGAGGTGAGTGCCGATCTGGACGAGCGCATCGGCGACCTGCTGATCGACGAGCTCAAGCTCGACACCGACGAGGTCTACGTCACCGAGGGCCTGCTCGATCTCGGCGGACTCTGGGAACTCTTCGCGCGCGGCCCCGCCGAACACAAGGACGTGGCCTGGACACCGAAGGAAGTGCTGCGGTCGAAGCCCGGGCGCTCGGACCCCGACACCCTGTTCGGCGCGCTGCGCGCCCGTGACGTCCTGGTGCATCACCCCTACGAGAGCTTCGAAGGCTCGGTCGAAGCCTTCCTGTCGGCGGCGGCGAACGACCCGGCGGTGCGGGTGATCATGTCGACCCTCTATCGGACCGGCGGCTCCGAGAGCTCGATCGTCCAGGCCCTGCAGGGCGCGGCCTCGCGCGGCAAACAGATCGTCGTGTTGGTCGAGCTGCAGGCGCGCTTCGACGAGGCCGCGAACCTGGAACGGGCGCGCTCCCTCGAGCGCGCGGGCGCCCACGTGGTCTACGGCGTGCTCGGGTTGAAGACGCACGCGAAGCTCGCCTTCGTGGTGCGCGAGGAAGCCGGACGCCTGCGGCGCTACTGCCACGTCGGGACGGGCAACTACAACCCCGCCACGGCGCGCGTCTATGAAGATCTCGGACTCTTCACGAGCCGTGAAGACATCACCCGCGACGTCGCCGAGCTCTTCCAGCGACTCACCAGCGGGAGCGGGTCGCGTCACTACGAGCGCCTGCTGGTCGCCCCCGAAGACCTGCGACCGGGTCTCGTGGAACGCATCGCGGCGCAGGGCAAACCGGGTGGGCGTATCTTCGCGAAGATGAACGGTCTCTCGGATCCCGACCTCATCGGTGCGCTCTACGGCGCCGCGGCGGGCGGCGCGGAGATCGACCTGATCGTGCGCGGCATCTGCTGCCTGCGTCCGGGCGTCCCCGGGCTCTCCGAGAACATCCGGGTGCGTTCGGTCCTCGGCCGCTACCTCGAGCACTCCCGCCTGTACCGCTTCGGGGCCCCCGACGACGACGCCGAAACCTGGATCGGCTCGGCCGACTGGATGCAGCGCAACCTCGACCTGCGCGTGGAAGCGCTGGTACCGGTCGAAGCCCCCGACCTCGCCCAGCGCATCGATCGCCTGATCGATACCTACCTCGACCCGAACGCAGACGTCTGGGAACTCGGACCCGACGGGAGCTGGAAGCGCAGCGGAGGCGAGGACGTCCAGGCGGCGGTGCGCACGGCGGTCCTCGACGAACGCTGA
- a CDS encoding heavy metal-binding domain-containing protein encodes MIELIIQLVLPLALLAVAYISGRLIERSHYRSIRSREAELRNMPAVTFKQVPKGWDVERSDLVTGSVVVSVDHFKRFLAGLRMVFGGRVKSYESLLDRARREALLRCKEHAQSRGFQAIVNVRLETTRMASSRRQGKATAGVEVLAFGTGLRLRREPA; translated from the coding sequence GTCCTGCCGCTCGCTCTGCTGGCGGTGGCGTACATCTCGGGCCGACTCATCGAACGCAGCCACTACCGCAGCATTCGGTCGCGCGAAGCCGAGCTGCGCAACATGCCGGCGGTGACCTTCAAGCAGGTACCCAAGGGATGGGACGTCGAGCGTTCCGACCTGGTGACGGGCAGCGTCGTGGTCTCCGTCGACCATTTCAAGCGCTTCCTGGCGGGTTTGCGGATGGTCTTCGGCGGTCGCGTCAAGAGCTACGAGTCGCTGTTGGACCGCGCCCGCCGCGAAGCGCTCCTGCGTTGCAAGGAACACGCGCAGTCGCGGGGCTTCCAGGCGATCGTCAACGTGCGCCTCGAAACGACGCGCATGGCCAGTTCTCGCCGTCAGGGCAAGGCCACCGCGGGTGTGGAAGTGCTGGCCTTCGGGACGGGTCTGCGGCTGCGCCGCGAGCCCGCCTAG
- a CDS encoding M48 family metallopeptidase: MEFEGRLPEEGINTSKEHPLREFFVLVGGLVGGAVLFVTVVAVSIDLLVPLLPPSWEVRIFSADWLAPDAEGESEPRDVALQELLDRLLAHAPESPYTFRVGVLEDPQPNAMAFPGGSILVTSGLLDAVESENELALVLGHELGHYAGRDHLRGLGRSLAWAFVAAALGSSGADVATGLADLAAQVTQRGFDRDQESDADRFGLALVQAEYGHVAGASDFFTRGPDDLFTAGFGGELESYLSTHPMDDDRIEALHREAQRRGWTLDGTTRPLAAVLRSPADDGDDAEVPSESESLFE; this comes from the coding sequence GTGGAGTTCGAGGGGCGCCTTCCGGAAGAAGGCATCAACACCAGCAAGGAGCACCCGCTCCGCGAGTTCTTCGTGCTGGTGGGGGGCCTCGTCGGTGGCGCCGTGCTGTTCGTGACCGTGGTCGCGGTCTCGATCGATCTGTTGGTTCCGCTGCTTCCTCCGAGCTGGGAAGTCCGAATCTTCTCCGCGGACTGGCTCGCGCCCGACGCCGAGGGCGAAAGCGAGCCGCGTGACGTGGCGCTCCAGGAGCTCCTCGACCGGCTCCTCGCGCACGCGCCCGAGTCGCCGTACACGTTCCGCGTCGGGGTGCTCGAAGATCCCCAGCCGAACGCGATGGCGTTCCCGGGCGGCTCGATCCTGGTGACCAGCGGGTTGCTCGACGCCGTCGAGAGTGAAAACGAACTCGCGCTGGTGCTGGGTCACGAGCTCGGCCACTACGCCGGGCGCGATCACCTGCGCGGACTCGGGCGCAGCCTGGCCTGGGCCTTCGTCGCGGCGGCCCTCGGCTCGAGTGGCGCAGACGTGGCCACGGGCCTGGCCGACCTCGCCGCTCAGGTCACCCAGCGCGGCTTCGACCGCGACCAGGAGAGCGACGCCGATCGCTTCGGGCTCGCGCTCGTGCAGGCCGAGTACGGTCACGTGGCGGGCGCGTCGGATTTCTTCACGCGCGGCCCGGACGACCTCTTCACCGCCGGGTTCGGGGGCGAACTCGAGAGCTACCTCTCGACCCATCCGATGGACGACGACCGGATCGAGGCGCTCCACCGCGAAGCCCAGCGCCGCGGCTGGACCCTCGACGGCACGACCCGACCGCTGGCCGCCGTACTGCGCTCGCCCGCCGACGACGGGGACGACGCCGAGGTCCCGAGCGAGAGCGAGTCCCTCTTCGAGTAG